CATCATTACAGGGATGATCTTACACATCAAAAGGCAAACACCAGATTGTGATATATGTTTTCAAAAAGACAAGATTAATATTTCCCTGGCATGATTGTGCCAGCTCAAAGCCGCAATCTAATATCTAAGCCTAAGGGTCTTTGAGAAAAGAACGCTGTTCAGTATTTCACAGCAGGTAAGAAGTCTGGGATGTTTTTCAAATTGTTGTTGGCTCTTTTATTAATCCATATTTGAAGTTAACAATGATTTAGTGTTTGTATCCCCACAAGTGAGGGTAAATGAGGAGAAAACTAACCAAGCAATAGCCGCACTCAATACTGGGGAAAGGCTCTGTTTGGTTGCTACTGTTTACACACGCAGTAGAATAATACTCTGAGATTGTGATAAAGATCAACTGTCAAGTGGTTACGACCGCAGTTATTAAAAGAAAGGCAAATGAATGCGATTAACACTGGATTTTTGAGCTGAGAATTACTTTGATGTGGGCTAGATCCTCGAAAATATTTGTTCTTTCAGGAGGGTACAGTAAATTGCAAAACATAACACGACGAACGAAGTCAGTGTTCAAAGGAAGTCACATCTATGAGCAACCTATTATGAATATACATGTGATTGGGGGAATATCACATTCTTCCATTTATTTGGCCTTTTAATCTGTTTCTTGTTTTAATAACATTCTGAAGATTAGCTGGTAATGAGGAAAAGCTGAAAATCCTGCTTGAATAAAATTGCGGAGGAAAGAAAAAGCGTTGATGCGGATGGGAAAAGTGATGCCGCAGTCCATGACGCAAGGCAGAACACATATCCCAGAGGAGAAGCCACGCCCCAGAGGAGAAGCCACGCCCCAGAGGAGAACCAGTCCCAGAGGAGAAGCCACGCCTCAGAGGAGAAGCCACGCCCCAGAGGAGAACCAGTCCCAGAGGAGAAGCCACGCCTCAGAGGAGAAGCCACGCCCCAGAGGAGAACCAGTCCCAGAGGAGAAGCCACGCCTCAGAGGAGAAGCCACGCCCCAGAGGAGAACCAGTCCCAGAGGAGAAGCCACGCCTCAGAGGAGAAGCCACGCCCCAGAGGAGAACCAGTCCCAGAGGAGAAGCCACGCCTCAGAGGAGAAGCCACGCCCCAGAGGAGAACCAGTCCCAGAGGAGAAGCCACGCCTCAGAGGAGAAGCCACGCCCCAGAGGAGAACCAGTCCCAGAGGAGAAGCCACGCCTCAGAGGAGAAGCCACGCCCCAGaggagaaccagacccagagGAGAACCAGACCCCGGAGGAGAAGCCATGCCCCAGAGGAGAACCAGTCCCAGAGGAGAAGCCACGCCTCAGAGGAGAAGCCACGCCCCAGAGGAGAACCAGTCCCAGAGGAGAAGCCACGCCTCAGAGGAGAAGCCACGCCCCAGAGGAGAACCAGTCCCAGAGGAGAACCAGACCCCGGAGGAGAAGCCATGCCCCAGAGGAGAACCAGTCCCAGAGGAGAAGCCACGCCTCAGAGGAGAAGCCACGCCCCAGAGGAGAACCAGTCCCAGAGGAGAAGCCACGCCTCAGAGGAGAAGCCACGCCCCAGaggagaaccagacccagagGAGAACCAGACCCCGGAGGAGAAGCCATGCCCCAGAGGAGAACCAGTCCCAGAGGAGAAGCCACGCCTCAGAGGAGAAGCCACGCCCCAGAGGAGAACCAGTCCCAGAGGAGAAGCCACGCCTCAGAGGAGAAGCCACGCCCCAGAGGAGAACCAGTCCCAGAGGAGAACCAGACCCCGGAGGAGAAGCCATGCCCCAGAGGAGAACCAGTCCCAGAGGAGAAGCCACGCCTCAGAGGAGAAGCCACGCCCCAGAGGAGAACCAGTCCCAGAGGAGAAGCCACGCCTCAGAGGAGAAGCCACGCCCCAGAGGAGAACCAGTCCCAGAGGAGAAGCCACGCCTCACCACGCCCAGAGGAGAACCAGTCCCAGAGGAGAAGCCACGCCTCAGAGGAGAAGCCACGCCCCAGaggagaaccagacccagaggagaagccacgccccagaggagaaccagtcccagaggagaagccacgccccagaggagaaccagacccagagGAGAAACCACACCCCAGAGGAGAACCAGTCCCAGAGGAGAAGCCACGCCTCAGAGGAGAAGCCACGCCCCAGaggagaaccagacccagaggagaagccacgccccagaggagaaccagacccagaggagaagccacgccccagaggagaaccagacccagaggagaagccacgccccagaggagaaccagacccagagGAGAAACCACACCCCGGAGGAGAAGCCACGCCCAGaggagaaccagacccagaagaGAAGCCACGCCCCATaggagaaccagacccagagGAGAAGCCACACCCCGGAGGAGATGTCACGCCCCGGaggagaaccagacccagagGAGAACCCACTCCCCAGAGGAGAACCCTCGCCCCAGAGGAGAACCCACTCCCCAGAGGAGAACCCACTCCCCAGAGGAGAACCCACACCCTAGAGGAGAACTCACTCCCCAGaggagaaccagacccagaagaGAAGCCACGCCCCAGaggagaaccagacccagagGAGAAGCCACACCCCGGAGGAGATGTCACGCCCCGGaggagaaccagacccagagGAGAACCCACTCCCCAGAGGAGAACCCTCGCCCCAGAGGAGAACCCACTCCCCAGAGGAGAACCCACGCCCTAGAGGAGAACTCACTCCCCAGAGGAGAACCCTCGCCCTAGAGGAAAACCCACTCCCCAGAGGAGAACCCTCGCCCTAGAGGAGAACCCACGCCCTAGAGGAGAACCCACGCCCTAGAGGAGAACCCACGCCCTAGAGGAGAACCCACGCCCTAGAGGAGAACTCACTCCCCAGAGGAGAACCCTCACCCTAGAGGAAAACCCACTCCCCAGAGGAGAACCCTCGCCCTAGAGGAGAACCCTCGCCCTAGAGGAGAACCCACGCCCTAGAGGAGAACCCACGCTCCAGAGGAGGAGAAGTTACTTTTACATGGCAACATGGAGACTGACGatgcaaaaacaacaacacaaatacagACAACCCCAGCGAATCAATCCTATAGGTCGATTTGAAACACACCCGTTAAAAACCTGAGgctaaaccaacacacacacacctgtatgaattatttaaaaaaacacctACACCGACTATTTTAACCACCTGTTAAAACCCCTCAGgcttcactgtattacaatttaTGGGGCTGTCTTAACATGGCACAACAATATGTGAACATCCATGTTGCCTGGTAGACCTGATGGAAACTTGTTCCTTCTTCCCTCATTGCCGCGGCCAGTCTAACGGCTTTTCCATGGGAACACACCCTGATGCCGAGTACAGGGCCAAGAGATGCAGGGTTTGACTGGAGTCCCGGCGTAGACGCCATTAAACTGGTGATCAGGGTTAGAATGGCCTCCGGGCATAGCCGACATTAAACTGGTGATCAGGGTTAGAATGGCCTCCCGGCATAGCCGCCATTAAACTGGTGATCAGGGTTAGACTGATGTCCCGGCCTAGCCACCATTAAACTGGTGATCAGGGTTAGACTGATGTCCTGGCCTAGCTGCCATTAAACTGGTGATCAGGGTTAGAATGGCCTCCGGGCATAGCCGCCATTAAACTGGTGATCAGGGTTAGAATGGCCTCCCGGCATAGCCGCCATTAAACTGGTGATCAGGGTTAGACTGATGTCCCGGCCTAGCTGCCATTAAACTGGTGATCAGGGTTAGAATGGCCTCCTGGCATAGCCGCCATTAAACTGGTGATCAGGGTTAGAATGGCCTCCCGGCATAGCCGCCATTAAACTGGTGATCAGGGTTAGACTGATGTCCCGGCCTAGCTGCCATTAAACTGGTGATCAGGGTTAGAATAGCCTCCTGGCATAGCCGCCATTAAACTGATGATCAGGGTTAGACTGATGTCCCGGCCTAGCTGCCATTAAACTGGTGATCAGGGTTAGAATGGCCTCCTGGCATAGCCGCCATTAAACTGGTGATCAGGGTTAGAATGGCCTCCTGGCATAGCCGCCATTAAACTGGTGATCAGGGTTAGAATGGCCTCCCGGCATAGCCGCCATTAAACTGGTGATCAGGGTTAGACTGATGTCCCGGCCTAGCTGCCATTAAACTTTTAAAAGTAACGTCCCCATATTTAGGGACCCTATAGATTTTTTACAATTCAATTCAGTCTGGTATGAGAATGGTAGTCCCTATCTGAAAAAGCATGGTGTCTGCAGAAAGCTGAGTATCTTGGCTATTGACCGGTGCCTTCTAATCTTTGGTGTGACTTACTACCATATATGGGTATACACATTTATAAGGGGAGGCCGAGCCGATTGACCTAATTTCAAGATGGCTGCTACCTACATTCGCGTTGTGTTGTGCGTTGTGAAACATAAAGGAAATAGACACGGAACACGTTGATGCACACTGAAAGCTGGGACTCCACAGATCATGAGGATAATCTTATCTGATTGGCTGTGACCTACCGTTATTGATCACCAGCCCCGAgagtcaaaatgtttattttacacaACGTTTTCACCAAGCAGCAAACATCTTACAAGGTAAACTTCAATTTGTTCTGTGTTTGAGCTAAAGCTACACGGGGTGGTATCAAATGAAGCCTTAGGTTGGTAGGAACAGATCTAGCTTATTGCCATGTTATCTGATGATGTTTGACTTAATGGCAACATTGAATGTCCACTGAGTGACTATATCTTTGCgcatcaaaaatatgaatatgaatatatatatgaatatgaatatgtaatATCACTGGAATTATCTGATTTACAGACCTATGCTACTTTGGAGAGGTTTAGAGACACTTGGAAACGTCCCGTGACCACACCTGACACCACTTACTAAAACATCTGCCCATTTCTAGTTAGGTCTATCAATCCCATTTATTCTCCTGATATCATTCACATGTTGTGGAAGACATCTGATGTGTTTCCAGCTCTAGTTATCAATAATTAATTTATAGCTTGtcaatgaaaaataaataataataatttaaaaaaaagttattttgtgtgtgcttgaGCTTGTGTATTATGAACTATGTAACTCCTATCTATCTTATGATCATGTCCTCATAATCTCCCAGATGTCTTCTTTCCAAATACCATATACCATGTAAGAATCATGTAATTACACATGAATAGCAGTtacttttgggtatgtctatttaggtGGAAATCTACATTTTGCCATTACATCTAAGAGACTAAACTGATGATCAGGGTTAGACTGGCCTCCCAGCCTAGCCACCATTAAACTGGTGATCAGGGTTAGACTGGCCTCCCGGCCTAGCCACCATTAAACTGGTGATCAGGGTTAGACTGGCCTCCCGGCCTAGCCACCATTAAACTGGTGATCAGGGTTAGACTGGCCTCCCGGCCTAGCCACCATTAAACTGGTGATCAGTGTTAGACTGGCCTCCCGGCCTAGCCACCATTAAACTGATGATCAGCGTTAGACTGGCCTCCCAGCCTAGCCACCATTAAACTGGTGATCAGGGTTAGACTGGCCTCCCGGCCTAGCCACCATTAAACTGGTGATCAGGGTTAGACTGGCCTCCCGGCCTAGCCACCATTAAACTGGTGATCAGGGTTAGACTGGCCTCCCGGCCTAGCCACCATTAAACTGGTGATCAGGGTTAGACTGGCCTCCTTTTTCatgcagctttgatgcacctgtactgacctcaccttctggttGACAGCGtggtaaacaggcagtggctaagggtggttgatgtccttgatgatcattttggccttcctgtgacatcgggtgctgtaggtatcctggagggcaggtagttttcctctggtaatgtgttgggcagactgcaccaccctctggagtgccTTGTGGATGCAGGTGGTgctgttgccgtaccaggcgggcGGGTAGTTTTCCCCTGGTAATgtgttgggcagactgcaccaccctctggaaagccttgtGGATGCAGGTGGTgctgttgccgtaccaggcgaaaGGATGCTTTCAGTTGTGTATCTGTAAAAAATAtatgagggttttaggtgacaagccacatttctttagcctcctgaggttgaataggctctgttgcaccttcttcaccacactgtctgcgtGGGttgtccatttcagtttgtcagtgatgtgtacgccaaggaacttgaatccactgcggtcccgttgaTGTAGATAGAGAGGTGCAccctctactgtttcctgaagttcacgatcatctcctttgttttgatgacgttgagtgagaggttattttccaggcacaacactcccagagccctcacctcctccctgtaggctgtctcgtcatcattggtaatcaagcctactactgttgtgtcgtctgaaaacttaatgattgagttggaggcatgcttggccacgcagtcagggagtacaggaggggactgagcacacacccttgtggggccccagtgttgaggatcagcggagtggtggtgatgtttcctaccttcaccacctggggacggcccgtcaggaagtccaggacccagttgcacagggcagggttcagacccaggccCCAGAGCTTaataatgagcttggagggtactatagtgttgaattCTGAACTATAgacaattaacagcattcttacataggtattcctcttgtccaggtgggataaggcagtgtgcagagtgatggcgattacatcgtctgtggatctattggggcggtaagcaaattgaagttgtTCTCAGGTGGCAGGTAAGGTACGATCcttgacttgtctctcaaagcacttcatgatgacagtggtgagtgctacggggcgatagtcattaagttcagttaccttGACCTTTGGTACAGCaataatggtggccatcttgaagcatgtggggacagcagactagaatagggagagattgaatatgtccgtaacacaccagccagctggtctgcgcatgctctgaggacgcgactggggatgccgtctggaccggcagccttgcgagggtttacactttaaatgttttactcacgtcagccacggaaaaggagagcccacagtccttggtagcgggccgcgtcggtgccactgtgttatcctcaaagcgtgtGAAGAAAGAAGGTGTTTAGCCTGTCCCGAAACAAGACGTCGGTCTCGGGCAacctggctggttttccttttgttgtccgtgattgtctgtagtccctgccacatacgtctcgtgtctgagccgttgaattgcgactctgaGACGTTGAATTGCGTTTAGCTTGTTTGGTTGCCTTGCGgagtgaataactacactgtttatattctgccatattaccagtcgccttgccattgttaaatgtggtggtttgcgctttcattTTCACGCGAATGctaccatctatccacagtttctggttagggtaggttttaatagtcacagtgggtactacatctcctatacacttccttatgacCTCAGTCACCGTATCCGTGTATGCATCTAGATTATTTTTGCaagctatccggaacatatcccagtccatgtgatcaaaacaatcccaacgcttggattccgattggtcagaccagcgttgaataatACGAAGCACGGGCACTccttgtttgagtttctgcctataaacCGGGAGGAGCAAGATGGCGTCGGGGTCATATTTgacgaaaggagggtgggggagggccttttAAGCATCCCGAAAGTTTGAATAGCAATGGTCGAGAGTCTTAGTAGCGCGAGTAGGACAGTCAATATGTTAGTGGAATTTCGGCAGCCTAGTCCTCAGATtagctttttttttaaatccccagctacaataaatgcagcctcagtttgcataaagtccagtgaagttctttgagggctgtCGAGGTTTCGGCTTGAGGTGGGATGTAAACGGCTGTGGCGATGACAGGGgggaattctcttgggagataataagGTCAGCATTTAATTGtaaggtattctaggtcgggtgaacaaaattACTTGTTCCtagaattacaccatgagttgttaatcatgaaacaccCCCTGCCCTCCTgcttcccggagagatatttattcctgtgtgCGCGATGTACTGAGTATCTTTTACTGAATCCTGTACTGAGTATCCTGTACTGAATCCTGTACTGAGTATCCTGTACTGAATCCTGTACTGAGTATCCGGTACTGAATCCTGTACTGAGTATCCTGGACTGAATCCTGTACTGAGTATCCTGTACTGAATCACCTCCCTTGGGTAATACCACTACCCCTCGTATTCCCGTTACTGGTCGTTCCCACCACTGGCCCCTCCCTTGGGTAATGCCTCTACCCCTCCCCCCTTTCCCCCCTGGCACCTCCCTTGGGTAATACCACTACCCCTCCCCCCATTCCTCCCATGTCCCCTCCCTTGGGTAATGCCTCTACCCCTCCCCCTTTGGCCACTCCCTTGGCACCTCCCTTGGGTAATACCActacccctcccctttccctgGCACCTCCCTTGGGTAATACCActacccctccccctttccctggCACCTCCCTTGGGTAATACCACTATCCCTCCCCTTTCCAATGGCCCCTCCCTTGGGTAATGCCTctacccctccccctttcccctggCCCCTCCCTTGGGTAATACCTCTACCCCTCCCCTTTCCCATGGCCCCTCCCTTGGGTAatgcctctacctctccccctccccctggcCCCTCCCTTGGGTAATGCCTctacccctccccttcccctggcCCCTCCCTTGGGTAATGCCGCTTGCCTTCCCCCTTCCCCTGGCCCCTCCTTTGGGTAATGCCTctacccctccccctttccctggCACCTCCCTTGGGTAATACCACTACCCCTCCCCTTTCCCATGGCCCCTCCCTTGGGTAATGCCTctacccctccccctttccctggCACCTCCCTTGGGTAATGCCTctacccctccccttcccctggcCCCTCCCTTGGGTAATGCCGCTTGCCTTCCCCCTTCCCCTGGCCCCTCCCTTGGGTAATACCACTACCCCTCCCCTTTCCCATGGCCTCTCCCTTGGGTAATGCCTctacccctccccctttcccctggCCCCTCCCTTGGGTAATACCTCTACCCCTCCCCTTTCCAATGGCTCTACAAAAATGCTTAAGATGACCTAAACTGACAATGCCACTCTCACACAGTACAATATGGACTTGCCAGGCCTATATAAATTATCTCAAGCACTGGTTCAGGACAAGTTCAGTTTATTAACATTTCATGGTTAACCTTAAGATTGGGGTGgggaaaactgatcctagaccagcaatTAGAGGAAACTGTTTAGGGCCTGTTTAGGCATGTAATTTAGTCCTTGCCAATAAAatagttgcctagttaaataaaggttaattaaacAATTTTAAAAGATTATACACCACTGCCACTATAGGAGAATGTGCCTGTGGGTCTCCCTCTTCTTACTGTAGACCCTTTCTAAACAGGTCACCATAGGGTGAAGGTGTCTCCCTCCTCTAAACAGGTCACCGGAGGGTGaaggtgtctctctcctctgaacAGGTCACCAGAGGGTGaaggtgtctctctcctctgaacAGGTCACCAGAGGGTGAAGGTGTCTCCCTCCTCTGAACAGGTCACCAGAGGGTGAAGGTGTCTCCCTCCTCTAAACAGGTCACCAGAGGGTGaaggtgtctctctcctctgaacAGGTCACCAGTGGGTGAAGGTGTCTCCCTCCTCTGAACAGGTCACCAGAGGGTGaaggtgtctctctcctctgaacAGGTCACCAGAGGGTGAAGGTGTCTCCCTCCTCTGAACAGGTCACCAGAGGGTGAAGGTGTCGCAGGTCACCAGAGGGTCCTCCTCTGAACAGGTCACCAGAGGGTGGGTCTCCCTCCTCTTAACAGGTCACCAGAGGGTGTGTCTCCCTCCTCTGAACAGGTCACCAGAGGGTGAAGGTGTCCCTCCCTCAGGTCACCAGAGGGTGAAGGTGTCTGAACAGGTCACCAGAGGGTGAAGGTGTCTCCCTCCTCTGAACAGGTCACCAGAGGGTGAAGATGTCTCCCTCCTCTTAACAGGTCACCAGAGGGTGAAGGTGTCTTCCTCCTCCGAACAGGTCACCAGAGGGTGAAGATGTCTCCCTCCTCTGAACAGGTCACTGGAGGGTGaagctgtctccctcctctgaaCAGGTCACCAGAGGGTGAAGATGTCTCCCTCCTCTGAACAGGTCACTGGAGGGTGAAGCTGTCTCCCTCCTCTAAACAGGTGATCAGAGGGTGAAGGTACCATACATTGAAGTCCCCCCATAAACCGGTGACTTGAGAACTAGGTGGCGGCAGTAGGAAAAGCAGTTTGACAGAGTCAGAAAGAAGAAATGAGTCACACTTTTATTTTCATTTGTATTTGCACTACTCTTTTCCCTTTTTACTCTGACAGAGTCTAATGGTGGTATCACGAGGCCAGTCACAATGCACTTCCAAAGCCCTGGAGAAACTACCACCTCACTGTTATTCTAGAAACGGAAAAGAGCATGCAAACCTGTGTTCCTCACTTTGATGCTTAGTCTTAAAAGGGCCCTCGCTGAAAAGAGAGCCTTATTGAATTTTCGCCAGACTGTAAATGAttaaaacagagagggagagagctgttCACCCAGCCTTGTCACTGAGGAGCCATCTCACATAGAGTTGAATTAAAGCCGTCGCTGTCATAAGGCATCGATCTGGAACAATATACAACAAATTAACGATAAACAACTTACAATTTACTCAAATATTAAATTAGTAACATAGTAGATCAAATGTATGTAGAGTATGCATGCTTCACACAATGAAACAAGAAACTCAATGAAACAAGAAACACAATGAAACAGGAAACACAATGAAACAGGAAACACAATGAAACAGAAAACACAATGAAACAGAAAACACAATGAAACAGGAAACACAATGAAACAGGAAACACAATGAAACAGGAAACACAATGAAACAAGAAACTCAATGAAACAGGAAACACAATGAAACAGGAAACACAATGAAACAAGAAACACAATGAAACAGGAAACTCAATGAAACAAGAAACACAATGAAACAAGAAACACAATGAAACAAGAAACACAATGAAACAGGAAACACAATGAAACAGGAAACTCAATGAAACAGGAAACTCAATGAAACAGGAAACACAATGAAACAGGAAACACAATGAAACAAGAATCACAATGAAACAGGAAACTCAATGAAACAAGAAACACAATGAAACAAGAAACACAATGAAACAGGAAACACAATTAAACAGGAAACTCAATGAAACAGGAAACACAATGAAACAAGAAACACAATGAAACAAGAAACACAATGAAACAGGAAACACAATGAAACAGGAAACACAATGAAACAAGAAACACAATGAAACAAGAAACACAATGAAACAGGAAACACAATGAAACAGGAAACTCAATGAAACAGGAAACACAATGAAACAAGAAACACAATGAAACAAGAAACACAATGAAACAGGAAACACAATGAAACAGGAAACACAATGAAACAAGAAACACAATGAAACAGGAAACACAATGAAACAAGAAACACAATGAAACAAGAAACACAATGAAACAGGAAACACAATGAAACAAGAAATTCAATGAAACAGGAAACACAATGAAACAAGAAACTCAATGAAACAGGAAACACAATGAAACAGGAAACACAATGAAACAGGAAACACAATGAAACAGGAAACATAGGGAGACAGCGGGAGCAGGTAGCAGCTGCCTAGTGGTGAcaattcagcagcctgatggtctgggggtagaagcttttagCCAATCTTCCAGTTTTTGAcatgatgctcctgtactgccTGTGTCTTAGTGATGGAAGCGGggagaacaggccgtggctcgggtggctggggTCCCTGATTATCTTCTTGGACTTCCTGggacacctggtgttgtaggtgtcctggagggcaggcattGAGCACCCAATGGTGCGTTCGGCTGTGGGTgccaccctctgtagcaccatgcGGTCCGCGGCTGTACCAGGCTGTGACGCAGCCTGACaatatgctctcgatggtactcCTGTAGAGCACTGTGAAGGCCCTCTGGGAAaggctgaatttcttcagcatcctgaggcTGAAGAGTCGCTGTCGTGCCTGAACACAATGAAACAAGAAATTGTACAAATTGATGTTAATTTAACTCTAAACTCTAGTCTAAACAACTACTCACAATTACGGCAAGAAACACAAACGTTTTTATTGTGTATCGCGTGACATGCAAATGACTGATTCAAAAGTAAATAAAACGGTTGTGTGTTTCTCCCATCGCATGACAGGTCATTACACACCTGTGTGGCCTGTATGCAGGTCTACCTAGCTTGACGTCACAGTCCTTCGCTAAATCAGAGGCACATGGTGCTTTGCAGCATTGTGTACCTAAAGGCATTTTCCCAGACCAGTCTGGCTTCTTGACTAGCACGTCACTCCTCAAACTTCTGGTCTGGTTGGAAATTGCTCTGGTGGTGGGCAACTCCTATCTCAGCTCTCCATAGTCGCAGGTCCCATGAGATTCAGGTTACAGTTTGACGCTGAGTTATGATGGAATTATATTTCCGTTCTca
This window of the Oncorhynchus clarkii lewisi isolate Uvic-CL-2024 chromosome 1, UVic_Ocla_1.0, whole genome shotgun sequence genome carries:
- the LOC139414278 gene encoding cell surface glycoprotein 1-like, producing MPQSMTQGRTHIPEEKPRPRGEATPQRRTSPRGEATPQRRSHAPEENQSQRRSHASEEKPRPRGEPVPEEKPRLRGEATPQRRTSPRGEATPQRRSHAPEENQSQRRSHASEEKPRPRGEPVPEEKPRLRGEATPQRRTSPRGEATPQRRSHAPEENQTQRRTRPRRRSHAPEENQSQRRSHASEEKPRPRGEPVPEEKPRLRGEATPQRRTSPRGEPDPGGEAMPQRRTSPRGEATPQRRSHAPEENQSQRRSHASEEKPRPRGEPDPEENQTPEEKPCPRGEPVPEEKPRLRGEATPQRRTSPRGEATPQRRSHAPEENQSQRRTRPRRRSHAPEENQSQRRSHASEEKPRPRGEPVPEEKPRLRGEATPQRRTSPRGEATPHHAQRRTSPRGEATPQRRSHAPEENQTQRRSHAPEENQSQRRSHAPEENQTQRRNHTPEENQSQRRSHASEEKPRPRGEPDPEEKPRPRGEPDPEEKPRPRGEPDPEEKPRPRGEPDPEEKPHPGGEATPRGEPDPEEKPRPIGEPDPEEKPHPGGDVTPRRRTRPRGEPTPQRRTLAPEENPLPRGEPTPQRRTHTLEENSLPRGEPDPEEKPRPRGEPDPEEKPHPGGDVTPRRRTRPRGEPTPQRRTLAPEENPLPRGEPTP